In a single window of the Sesamum indicum cultivar Zhongzhi No. 13 linkage group LG16, S_indicum_v1.0, whole genome shotgun sequence genome:
- the LOC105178701 gene encoding SKP1-like protein 1B, with amino-acid sequence MASTYLEKKLNEIPVAETIDNGNPEGSETKTRTLTLRTSNGQEFEVPKSVVVLSVTIKHILEEGFELNKILLPLVDRRILARVISYLTKHTEGGVSDEEKRDFDKEFVVRKEMSVLFDVVSATNYLDIKGLLDLVFQEIANRMQNKSVKWVRKTLCIENDFTPEEEEQIKRDHAWAWEGVESDDDD; translated from the exons ATGGCTTCAACCTACTTGGAAAAGAAGTTG AACGAAATTCCAGTTGCAGAAACGATCGACAACGGAAACCCAGAAGGATCAGAGACGAAAACCCGAACCCTGACCCTTAGAACCTCCAACGGCCAAGAGTTCGAAGTCCCTAAATCTGTCGTCGTGTTGTCCGTTACCATTAAGCACATTCTGGAGGAGGGGTTCGAGCTGAACAAGATTCTGCTTCCGCTGGTCGACAGAAGAATCCTAGCAAGGGTCATCAGCTACCTCACCAAACACACCGAAGGCGGCGTCTCCGATGAGGAAAAGAGGGATTTTGACAAGGAGTTTGTCGTCAGGAAGGAGATGAGCGTATTATTCGACGTCGTATCGGCAACTAACTATCTCGACATTAAAGGGCTGTTGGATTTGGTGTTCCAGGAGATTGCAAATAGGATGCAGAATAAAAGCGTGAAATGGGTGAGAAAAACGCTCTGCATTGAGAACGACTTTACGCCTGAAGAGGAGGAGCAGATTAAGCGTGATCACGCCTGGGCTTGGGAAGGTGTTGAATCCGATGACGacgattga